In Paenibacillus guangzhouensis, a single window of DNA contains:
- a CDS encoding DNA polymerase III subunit alpha, protein MSGFVHLHVHSEYSLLDGAARIDKMVEQAARLGMKSLALTDHGVMYGVVPFYKACVQHGIQPIIGCEAYLTTSSMKDRGTRQENPIYHLILLAKNEQGYRNLMKLCSLGHLEGFHYKPRIDLTVLRQYSEGIICLSACLGGEIPQHLLHGRHEEAKASALRYKDIFGENFYLELQDHGIAEQKRVNPQLIALSEETGIPLVVTNDVHYIAPEDAAMQDVLICIGTGKTVDAEDRLRITTDQLYLKSGEEMARLFPHVPEAIANTAKIAEKCAALKLEFGRSILPAFQPIPDGITAGEYLAELCEEGLERRYGSLPVWEDSSYRETVWQRLRYELETIGRMGYSDYFLIVWDFIRFAHENGIATGPGRGSSAGSLVAYVLNITDVDPIKYKLLFERFLNPARVSMPDIDIDFSDLRRDEVIDYVVRKYGSEHVAQIITFGTMAARAAVRDVGRVLNLPFGEVDRVAKMIPNQLGVTIEEALRLNPDLAALQERNERVMELVQMAMKVEGMPRHASTHAAGVVISEEPLTHYVPLQEGSETTALTQYSMENLEAVGLLKMDFLGLRTLSIIERTLAWIQEETGQTIDFHEVPDDDQLTYTMLGHGDTTGIFQMESAGVRRVLKELKPSEFEDIVSVLALYRPGPMEFIPKYIQAKHGQIEAEYPHPSLEPILKDTYGIIVYQEQIMQIASQMAGFTLGEADLLRRAVSKKKREVLDEQRAHFVSGSTSEGFTEEEANHVYDMIVRFADYGFPRAHAAAYGVLAFQTAYLRAHYPVQFMASMLASVMGNHRKVAEYVDACKHMGIDVLPPDVNESGVLFTPVSSEDGRRAIRFGLAAIKNVGTQAIESIMKEREERPYDSLIDFCRRIDLRVCNKRVLESLIQGGALDSLPGHRAQLIAMLDETVEAAVKWRKERDDLQIQLFGFIEVNNWSIEYPEIRPYTMTQQLEFERELLGLYISGHPLDDHDEMLSKLELDRLMDLTEAPDESEVVVAGMVVSLKQISTKQGKMMGFMELEDRISRTEVVLFPKVWERCHDLIDKGALLAVRAKLQQQDEDFKLLADDVAPLNEGAIQALLRRRRPQQQRELPAAGRPGSSSAPRAGAPQGGAAQAATSAPRPSEAPARGAAGRHARPGQRVYIKIAADRETATILAQLKELLQEHPGQMPTVLFYEREQKAIALSEAFNAKPSPVLMQQVEALLGPTTIRIK, encoded by the coding sequence ATGAGCGGATTTGTACATTTGCATGTTCATAGTGAATATAGCTTGCTGGACGGTGCGGCGCGGATTGACAAGATGGTCGAACAAGCTGCTAGGCTTGGCATGAAGTCGCTTGCCTTAACGGATCACGGCGTGATGTACGGTGTGGTTCCTTTTTATAAAGCATGTGTTCAGCATGGCATCCAGCCGATCATCGGCTGTGAAGCGTATTTGACGACGAGCTCGATGAAAGATCGCGGGACGCGTCAGGAGAACCCAATCTATCATCTGATATTGCTCGCCAAAAATGAACAAGGGTACCGGAATTTGATGAAGCTGTGTTCCCTCGGCCATTTAGAAGGATTTCATTACAAGCCTCGCATCGATCTTACGGTGCTAAGGCAGTATTCGGAAGGGATTATCTGCCTAAGTGCTTGTCTTGGCGGAGAGATTCCGCAGCATTTATTGCATGGTCGGCATGAGGAAGCGAAAGCCTCCGCTTTGCGATATAAAGATATTTTCGGGGAAAATTTCTATTTGGAACTTCAAGACCATGGGATTGCCGAGCAGAAACGGGTGAATCCACAGTTGATTGCATTAAGCGAAGAGACGGGCATACCGCTCGTCGTAACGAATGATGTGCACTATATTGCGCCGGAAGATGCGGCGATGCAGGATGTCCTGATTTGCATTGGGACAGGCAAGACCGTCGACGCCGAAGATCGGCTACGGATCACAACGGATCAGCTGTATTTGAAAAGCGGTGAGGAAATGGCTAGATTATTTCCTCATGTTCCGGAGGCGATTGCCAATACGGCGAAGATTGCGGAGAAATGCGCGGCGTTGAAGTTAGAATTTGGTCGTTCGATCCTGCCGGCCTTCCAGCCGATTCCTGATGGGATCACTGCCGGCGAATATCTGGCAGAGCTGTGTGAAGAAGGTTTGGAGCGGCGGTATGGGTCGCTGCCGGTCTGGGAGGACTCTTCGTATCGGGAGACGGTGTGGCAGCGGCTTCGTTATGAGCTAGAGACGATTGGCCGAATGGGGTATTCCGACTACTTCCTGATCGTCTGGGATTTCATTCGGTTCGCCCACGAGAACGGGATTGCGACAGGGCCGGGACGTGGATCTTCAGCGGGCAGTTTGGTTGCATACGTGCTGAATATTACCGATGTCGATCCGATCAAATATAAGCTGTTGTTCGAGCGGTTCTTGAACCCGGCGCGGGTATCCATGCCCGATATCGATATCGATTTTAGTGATTTGCGGCGGGATGAAGTTATCGATTACGTCGTCCGCAAATACGGCTCGGAGCATGTAGCCCAGATCATTACGTTCGGTACGATGGCTGCGCGCGCAGCGGTAAGGGATGTCGGACGTGTGCTGAACTTGCCATTCGGGGAAGTTGACCGCGTGGCCAAGATGATCCCGAATCAACTTGGCGTGACGATCGAAGAGGCCTTGCGTCTGAACCCGGATTTAGCAGCGCTTCAGGAACGAAATGAACGGGTTATGGAATTGGTTCAAATGGCGATGAAGGTAGAAGGGATGCCACGCCATGCTTCGACACACGCTGCAGGGGTTGTCATATCCGAGGAGCCGCTTACGCATTATGTTCCGCTGCAGGAAGGGTCGGAGACGACAGCGCTGACACAGTACTCCATGGAAAATCTAGAGGCAGTTGGTCTCTTGAAAATGGACTTTTTGGGTCTGCGCACCCTCTCGATTATTGAGCGGACGCTCGCATGGATTCAGGAAGAGACGGGACAGACGATAGATTTCCATGAGGTACCGGATGACGATCAGCTCACTTACACGATGCTAGGACATGGCGATACGACAGGCATTTTCCAGATGGAGTCCGCCGGCGTGCGCCGCGTGCTCAAAGAATTGAAGCCGTCGGAGTTCGAAGACATTGTCTCCGTCCTGGCGCTATATCGTCCAGGACCGATGGAATTCATTCCAAAGTATATTCAGGCCAAGCACGGGCAGATTGAAGCGGAATATCCGCATCCTTCGCTCGAACCGATCCTGAAGGATACGTATGGGATTATCGTCTATCAAGAGCAGATCATGCAGATCGCATCGCAGATGGCAGGGTTCACGTTAGGCGAAGCGGATCTATTGCGTCGTGCGGTATCGAAGAAGAAGCGGGAAGTGCTCGACGAGCAGCGTGCGCATTTCGTATCCGGCAGCACCTCGGAAGGGTTCACGGAAGAGGAGGCGAACCATGTCTACGACATGATTGTTCGCTTCGCTGATTACGGATTCCCGCGTGCGCATGCGGCAGCTTATGGTGTATTGGCGTTCCAGACCGCCTACTTAAGAGCGCATTATCCGGTACAGTTCATGGCTTCCATGCTCGCGTCGGTCATGGGGAATCATCGAAAGGTCGCGGAGTATGTGGATGCGTGCAAGCATATGGGCATTGATGTGCTGCCGCCGGATGTGAACGAGAGCGGCGTGTTATTTACGCCCGTCTCCTCGGAGGATGGTCGTCGAGCGATTCGTTTTGGCCTTGCGGCGATTAAAAATGTCGGAACGCAGGCGATTGAGAGCATTATGAAGGAACGAGAAGAACGTCCGTATGACAGTCTCATCGATTTCTGCCGTCGGATCGATCTGCGCGTGTGTAACAAGCGGGTGCTGGAGTCGCTGATCCAAGGCGGCGCGCTCGATTCGCTGCCAGGGCACCGGGCGCAGCTTATCGCCATGCTCGATGAGACCGTGGAAGCTGCGGTGAAATGGCGCAAAGAACGGGACGATCTCCAAATTCAGTTATTCGGGTTCATCGAAGTGAACAACTGGTCCATTGAATACCCAGAGATTCGTCCTTATACGATGACGCAGCAGCTAGAGTTCGAACGGGAGCTGCTCGGATTATATATTTCAGGTCATCCTCTCGATGATCATGATGAGATGCTGTCGAAGCTGGAGCTTGATCGGCTCATGGACCTCACGGAAGCGCCGGACGAGAGCGAAGTGGTCGTCGCGGGTATGGTCGTATCGCTGAAGCAAATCTCGACCAAGCAAGGGAAGATGATGGGCTTCATGGAGCTTGAGGACCGTATCTCGCGGACGGAAGTGGTTCTCTTCCCAAAGGTATGGGAACGATGCCATGACTTGATCGACAAAGGCGCCCTGCTCGCGGTTCGTGCCAAGCTGCAGCAGCAAGACGAAGACTTCAAGCTGCTGGCTGACGACGTCGCGCCGCTTAACGAAGGCGCGATCCAGGCTCTGCTGCGGCGCCGCAGGCCGCAGCAACAGCGCGAGCTGCCTGCCGCTGGGCGGCCAGGCAGCAGCAGCGCGCCGCGCGCAGGCGCCCCGCAAGGCGGCGCAGCGCAGGCGGCAACGTCCGCGCCGCGGCCGAGCGAAGCACCGGCGCGTGGCGCGGCAGGCAGACACGCGCGCCCGGGGCAGCGCGTGTACATCAAGATCGCCGCCGATCGCGAGACGGCGACGATCCTGGCGCAGCTCAAGGAGCTGCTGCAAGAGCATCCAGGACAGATGCCGACGGTCCTGTTCTATGAGCGGGAGCAGAAGGCGATCGCTTTGAGTGAGGCGTTCAACGCCAAGCCGTCGCCGGTTCTGATGCAGCAGGTGGAGGCGCTGCTAGGTCCCACCACCATCCGCATCAAGTGA
- a CDS encoding YtrH family sporulation protein, translating to MESFATKAILDFFIAFGIVLGGAMLGGIGAVIALQPPTLTMLNVAKSLKIWALAAAVGGTIDPLRVIESNFYLGNISPAVKQILYIICAFLGAHLATELVAWICRERG from the coding sequence ATGGAATCCTTCGCAACCAAAGCAATTCTCGATTTCTTCATCGCCTTTGGCATTGTACTCGGCGGTGCCATGCTCGGCGGCATCGGGGCTGTCATTGCCTTGCAGCCGCCAACGCTTACGATGCTGAACGTCGCCAAATCACTTAAAATATGGGCGCTTGCCGCTGCTGTTGGCGGCACCATTGACCCGCTGCGCGTCATCGAGAGCAATTTCTACCTCGGTAATATATCCCCTGCGGTCAAGCAAATCCTCTATATTATCTGTGCCTTTCTAGGCGCACACCTCGCAACAGAGCTTGTAGCTTGGATCTGCCGGGAGCGAGGTTAG
- a CDS encoding YtpI family protein, producing the protein MTGTILLVLYALLAVSLGFSVFNSWKSHRSKEPAQRGLYGARMNISLGSMLILLAVIQLFMFSGSSTRVVIGALFLLLGCFNIYAGLRNHSHFNKMNNNA; encoded by the coding sequence ATGACGGGAACGATTCTCCTCGTCCTATACGCACTACTCGCTGTATCGCTTGGCTTCTCCGTATTCAACAGCTGGAAATCGCATCGATCCAAAGAACCCGCGCAGCGTGGCCTATACGGGGCGCGAATGAATATAAGCCTTGGCTCCATGCTGATTCTGCTCGCTGTCATCCAATTGTTCATGTTCAGCGGTTCATCGACGCGCGTCGTGATCGGTGCATTATTCTTGCTGCTCGGGTGCTTCAACATTTATGCCGGGCTGCGGAACCATAGCCACTTCAACAAAATGAACAATAACGCCTAA
- a CDS encoding carbohydrate ABC transporter permease, which produces MVKNRTLFSRTADGIILALLVLSSILCIFPIWYTIAVSFSDKAAVAGGLVTWLPVDFTLSSYKKILQEQAFFTAFGVSIQRVILGGILNFVICVLMAYPLSRQSYQFRYRNAYMWFLVFTMLFSGGLIPWFMTIKSYGLLDTIWALVLPGAVPVFNVILLVNFFRSTPKDLDEAGMMDGAGPWYMLLKVYLPLSVPVLATITLFSIVMHWNSFFDGLILMNKQEHYPLQTYIQQLVVQINTDNMTTEELRQMAQLSNKTLNAAKIVISMIPILIVYPFLQRFFIHGIMLGSVKE; this is translated from the coding sequence ATGGTCAAAAATCGAACGCTGTTCTCGCGGACGGCTGATGGTATCATCCTTGCGCTGCTCGTCCTCTCGTCGATCTTATGTATTTTTCCGATTTGGTACACCATTGCTGTTTCTTTTAGTGATAAAGCGGCTGTAGCTGGTGGATTAGTGACCTGGCTGCCGGTCGATTTCACGCTTTCTTCCTACAAGAAAATTTTGCAGGAACAGGCTTTCTTCACCGCATTCGGCGTCTCCATTCAACGCGTTATTCTTGGCGGCATCCTGAATTTCGTCATTTGCGTCTTAATGGCCTATCCCTTATCCCGCCAATCGTATCAATTTCGTTATCGGAATGCGTATATGTGGTTTCTTGTGTTCACGATGCTCTTCAGTGGGGGCTTGATTCCTTGGTTCATGACGATTAAATCCTACGGATTATTAGATACGATTTGGGCCTTAGTTCTTCCCGGAGCGGTGCCTGTATTTAACGTTATTCTTCTGGTGAATTTCTTCCGCAGCACGCCGAAGGATCTCGATGAAGCGGGAATGATGGACGGCGCAGGGCCTTGGTATATGCTGCTAAAAGTATACTTGCCGTTATCTGTGCCTGTACTTGCGACAATTACACTGTTCAGTATTGTCATGCACTGGAATTCCTTCTTCGACGGTCTCATTTTGATGAATAAGCAAGAGCATTATCCGCTTCAAACGTATATACAGCAATTGGTTGTTCAGATCAATACCGATAACATGACAACGGAAGAGCTTCGTCAGATGGCTCAACTATCCAACAAGACACTCAATGCGGCGAAGATTGTTATCTCGATGATCCCCATCTTAATCGTGTATCCGTTTTTGCAGCGGTTTTTCATTCACGGCATCATGCTTGGTTCCGTTAAAGAATAA
- a CDS encoding ABC transporter permease gives MKKQPFAFHYHLMLLPGIVLLILFSIVPMFGITIAFQNFKPGLGFWRSEWVGFDNFKYLFELPDSRIILFNTLFIAIGKIIANMIVPVVFALLLNEVRTAWLKRSVQTIVYLPHFLSWVILAGILSDLLSMDGLINQMIGAFGAKPIMFLGSNSWFPSIVIGSDVWKEFGFGTIVYLAALTGINPSLYEAAAIDGATRMQQLRYITLPSLKPTIILLATLSLGNVLNAGFDQIFNLYNPLVYDSGDIIDTYVYRAGLLQVQYGLATAVGLLKSVISFVLIIISYVLASKFANYRIF, from the coding sequence ATGAAAAAACAACCCTTTGCGTTCCACTACCATCTGATGCTCTTGCCAGGAATTGTACTGCTCATTTTGTTCAGCATTGTTCCCATGTTTGGCATTACCATTGCTTTTCAGAATTTTAAACCTGGGCTTGGATTTTGGCGATCGGAATGGGTCGGATTTGATAATTTCAAATATTTGTTCGAGCTGCCGGATAGTCGGATTATCTTGTTTAATACGTTGTTCATCGCGATTGGGAAGATTATTGCCAACATGATCGTCCCGGTTGTCTTCGCGTTGTTGCTGAATGAAGTAAGGACGGCTTGGCTGAAACGCAGCGTGCAGACGATCGTATATCTGCCGCATTTTCTATCTTGGGTTATTCTAGCAGGCATCCTCTCGGATTTACTCTCCATGGATGGACTGATTAACCAAATGATCGGCGCATTCGGTGCCAAACCGATTATGTTCCTAGGAAGTAATAGCTGGTTTCCGAGCATCGTGATTGGCAGTGATGTGTGGAAGGAGTTCGGCTTCGGGACCATTGTATATCTCGCAGCGCTGACAGGAATCAATCCATCACTATACGAAGCGGCGGCGATCGACGGCGCGACACGGATGCAGCAGCTTCGCTACATCACGCTGCCAAGTCTTAAACCGACGATAATCCTGCTTGCAACACTTAGCCTCGGCAACGTACTGAATGCAGGTTTCGACCAAATATTCAATTTGTACAACCCGCTTGTCTATGACTCGGGTGACATCATTGATACGTATGTTTATCGGGCCGGACTGCTCCAAGTACAATATGGACTCGCGACTGCTGTGGGGCTGTTGAAGTCGGTCATTAGCTTTGTTTTGATTATCATTTCTTACGTGCTGGCGTCCAAGTTCGCCAATTATCGTATTTTCTAA
- a CDS encoding extracellular solute-binding protein: MKKWLIVLLASAMVIVNGCASTEKNEAEPEQEATNAVPADPYYKYPETVTLTVAKPLNPEDKSLPSGDTVDNNQFTRYIFDKTNIKFDYSLTAKSGDPFTQKVQVAIASNDIPDVMVVGEKELRQMVEADQLEDLTQVYEKYASPQVKDFYATTEGKALKKATFDDKLMAIPNIVPQGDAPYFLWIRQDWLTKLGLEQPKSIDDIAAVAKAFIEKDPDGNGKADTIGLPGSPVDLVYGDNAFASIFSYYGAYPKYWMKDASGSVVYGSIQPQVKDALAKLREWYAAGLIDQEFALRKEAYELTSGGKSGMFFGPWWMPWGPLGDAVKNDPKSEWIALAAPLTADGKFNTHTVPVSNSFVVVKKGIKHPEAVMIAVNTTVAGERGTDPDAKKLDNRVNPGFWPLRVVIENADTVTRKHDMLVNTIAGKMKPEEMIPEMQEIYAKAKENNYDPAKDLGSWQPYYSYTVGSDPLNGPLNAAENLFTSITKTMELKNATLDKMEKETYLKIIMGKEPLEAFDTFVEQWKKLGGEQITSEVKEALGE; the protein is encoded by the coding sequence ATGAAAAAATGGTTGATTGTATTGCTTGCAAGCGCAATGGTCATTGTGAATGGATGTGCGAGTACGGAGAAGAACGAAGCGGAGCCCGAGCAAGAAGCAACAAATGCCGTACCAGCTGATCCTTATTACAAATATCCCGAGACAGTCACGCTAACGGTCGCGAAGCCGCTCAATCCAGAGGATAAAAGCCTTCCGTCAGGCGACACGGTAGATAACAACCAATTTACGCGCTATATCTTCGATAAGACAAACATTAAATTCGACTATAGTCTAACCGCAAAATCCGGCGATCCTTTTACACAGAAAGTTCAAGTTGCTATTGCGAGTAATGACATTCCAGATGTCATGGTCGTTGGCGAGAAAGAACTCCGTCAGATGGTCGAAGCGGACCAACTCGAGGATTTGACACAGGTCTATGAGAAATACGCTTCCCCTCAAGTAAAAGATTTCTACGCAACGACAGAGGGTAAAGCTCTTAAAAAAGCTACGTTCGACGACAAATTAATGGCGATACCGAATATCGTGCCGCAGGGGGATGCACCGTATTTCTTATGGATCCGCCAAGATTGGTTAACGAAGCTCGGACTTGAGCAGCCGAAATCCATCGATGATATTGCGGCAGTCGCCAAAGCATTTATTGAGAAGGATCCGGATGGAAATGGCAAAGCGGATACGATCGGTCTTCCAGGTTCGCCTGTTGATCTGGTGTACGGCGATAACGCTTTTGCATCGATATTCAGTTACTACGGAGCGTATCCAAAATATTGGATGAAGGATGCAAGCGGAAGTGTTGTGTACGGATCAATTCAGCCGCAGGTCAAAGACGCGTTAGCGAAATTGCGTGAATGGTATGCCGCAGGTCTAATTGACCAGGAATTCGCGCTTCGGAAGGAAGCTTATGAGCTTACGTCTGGCGGGAAATCGGGCATGTTCTTCGGGCCATGGTGGATGCCGTGGGGGCCGCTCGGCGATGCGGTGAAGAATGATCCGAAATCCGAGTGGATTGCGCTAGCTGCTCCGCTGACGGCGGACGGGAAGTTCAACACGCATACCGTTCCCGTAAGTAATTCATTTGTTGTCGTCAAGAAGGGAATTAAGCATCCGGAGGCTGTGATGATTGCGGTAAATACGACAGTTGCGGGAGAACGCGGCACGGATCCTGATGCGAAGAAGTTGGATAATCGAGTCAATCCTGGATTCTGGCCGCTGCGCGTTGTTATTGAGAATGCAGATACCGTGACCAGGAAACATGACATGTTAGTAAACACGATCGCAGGCAAGATGAAGCCGGAAGAGATGATTCCGGAGATGCAAGAGATCTATGCGAAGGCAAAAGAAAATAATTATGATCCGGCCAAGGACTTAGGATCATGGCAGCCTTACTATTCTTACACCGTAGGCAGTGATCCGCTAAATGGTCCTCTGAATGCAGCGGAGAATCTATTTACATCCATTACGAAGACGATGGAACTCAAGAATGCGACATTGGACAAGATGGAGAAAGAAACTTATCTGAAAATCATTATGGGCAAAGAGCCGCTTGAGGCATTTGATACGTTCGTAGAACAGTGGAAGAAGCTTGGCGGAGAGCAGATTACGAGCGAAGTGAAAGAAGCATTAGGAGAATAG
- a CDS encoding response regulator transcription factor, translating into MRVLIVEDDRLVRKGFISLMPWDQFGMQIIGEAGNGEDALEFLADHEIDLLITDLAMPRMNGIELIRIVRDRYPRIWTVVLTFHQDFEYIQEALRLGAIDYIAKTELQQDKMEEVLQRIVQRIGFDKSHQAQVPDSQHTHTTAAERAIVWMAQPFSEEFSIQPTFAGEPVEEYASGIWVRLKPNHLSFDDIEKELQKDPFLRDGVIMLLEDINGKELRSVVSGLRQYRERFMFYAWDEREGRIWRESYDSLLQMSEHKQVTDEEMQRLKNSWSSLHWVIHDEQYEDLIAELQEIKIEPSQLDMLFIAAATRWERIVPEGLWDSSVHTKGSWSEWKSWLDQLRSVLAGYLFKPTFSEEVVSCVWKACESIHRDLSRSITLREVALEVNLSQSYLSQCFRDIVGTSFNDYVRQARMDWAKKLLLDTNKPIYWIAVQTGYMNEKYFSRVFREQTGMLPSIFRSIQAEHK; encoded by the coding sequence ATGCGCGTATTAATCGTGGAGGATGATAGGCTCGTTCGTAAAGGCTTCATCTCATTGATGCCATGGGACCAATTCGGGATGCAGATCATTGGTGAGGCTGGAAATGGTGAAGATGCGCTCGAATTTCTAGCAGATCATGAGATTGATCTCTTGATCACGGACCTTGCGATGCCGCGTATGAATGGGATTGAACTCATTCGAATCGTACGGGATCGGTATCCCCGAATCTGGACGGTCGTTCTAACCTTTCATCAGGATTTTGAGTATATACAAGAGGCGCTGCGGCTCGGTGCGATTGATTATATTGCGAAGACTGAGCTTCAGCAGGACAAGATGGAAGAGGTATTGCAGCGAATCGTACAGCGTATCGGATTTGATAAGTCTCACCAGGCACAAGTGCCTGATTCGCAGCATACACATACAACCGCTGCAGAGCGTGCGATTGTATGGATGGCGCAGCCCTTCAGTGAAGAGTTCTCGATACAACCGACCTTTGCTGGGGAACCGGTTGAAGAGTACGCATCGGGAATTTGGGTGCGACTTAAGCCTAATCATCTATCATTCGACGACATAGAGAAGGAACTGCAGAAGGATCCTTTCCTTCGGGATGGCGTCATCATGCTGCTTGAAGATATCAACGGTAAAGAATTAAGATCCGTGGTCAGCGGACTGCGTCAATATCGAGAACGATTCATGTTCTATGCGTGGGATGAGCGCGAGGGACGGATTTGGAGAGAAAGCTATGACAGTCTCTTGCAAATGTCAGAGCACAAGCAGGTCACAGATGAGGAAATGCAGCGCCTTAAGAATTCCTGGTCCAGCCTGCACTGGGTGATTCATGACGAGCAATATGAAGATCTGATCGCTGAATTGCAAGAAATCAAAATCGAACCTTCGCAGCTCGACATGTTATTCATCGCGGCAGCGACCCGTTGGGAACGTATTGTGCCTGAGGGATTGTGGGATTCATCCGTACATACGAAGGGCTCATGGTCGGAATGGAAATCGTGGTTAGATCAATTACGCTCGGTGCTGGCCGGGTATCTATTCAAACCGACGTTCTCGGAAGAAGTCGTCTCTTGTGTATGGAAGGCGTGCGAGAGCATTCATCGGGATTTAAGCCGCAGCATTACGCTAAGAGAAGTGGCCTTGGAAGTGAATTTGAGTCAGAGCTATTTAAGCCAGTGCTTCCGCGATATCGTGGGCACTTCATTCAATGATTATGTGCGTCAAGCAAGAATGGACTGGGCGAAGAAGCTGCTGCTGGATACGAACAAGCCTATCTATTGGATTGCGGTTCAGACGGGATATATGAACGAGAAGTATTTCAGCCGTGTGTTCCGGGAACAGACGGGGATGCTGCCCAGCATTTTTCGGTCGATTCAAGCGGAGCACAAATGA
- a CDS encoding sensor histidine kinase, with amino-acid sequence MNTLKHMRHIVGKIIFPTSIKGKLTNVLLLSSLVPLLLIGMISYMSMHSILEKKITSGIHSNLKQVRISLESVLSNLNYASQQLAFDGRVGKNIYKYLSNEHPYDRKVLAGEIETEMNLLTSTNPNIGLMFYYFTGANQILFPNLQVKEGFNPDALPKFTKLHGLTYYGPHQTYNAQFNRTVMSLTRKIDVPDLDQLYIYMETDNRLVDMIFNKLQYGMSVSHLIIDTDNRVAYSEDLDSFPIGSEIVLPDEHENRLRVGGNYIFDESSNQGWRVAAVIPLESYKREILNWFLLFVLVAIVSLGISLAFAWLIRRTVTRPLTGLNREIRSMEHNQFVTELQLTGTDEFDYSLRRFHGMKTTIMELIENIKLSERNKSRLEVEKMMSQINPHFVHNTLDTIRWQARMNGQEDIDRMISSLNRVLHYNLGKGETVSIREELEALKDYIVLQEIRYQFHFDIRISVEPDQLESRIPRFMLQPLVENALYHGIRDDGFIRVDISLVEEEQIRIVVSDDGVGMTPEEQEQLLDENCQDRKRRGLGIGIPYVVRTLKYQYGDDASIHIRSKRDEGTSIIVTLPLNVTGEGYGHARINRGG; translated from the coding sequence ATGAATACACTGAAGCATATGCGGCATATTGTCGGTAAAATTATTTTTCCTACATCTATCAAAGGCAAGTTAACTAATGTTCTGCTCCTGAGCTCGCTCGTGCCTCTTCTGCTCATTGGCATGATATCTTACATGTCTATGCATTCCATTCTTGAGAAGAAGATTACGAGCGGTATCCATAGCAATCTGAAGCAGGTGCGTATATCGCTTGAGAGTGTGCTGAGTAACCTGAACTATGCATCACAACAGCTCGCCTTCGATGGCCGTGTAGGGAAAAATATATACAAATATCTCTCCAATGAACACCCTTACGATCGTAAAGTACTTGCTGGCGAGATTGAGACGGAAATGAATTTGCTCACATCGACCAATCCGAACATTGGCCTCATGTTCTATTACTTCACGGGAGCCAATCAGATCTTGTTCCCGAACCTACAAGTGAAAGAGGGATTCAATCCAGATGCGCTGCCCAAGTTCACGAAGCTGCATGGATTAACGTATTACGGCCCCCATCAGACGTATAATGCGCAGTTCAATCGTACAGTCATGTCACTTACCCGCAAGATTGACGTGCCGGATCTGGATCAATTGTATATCTACATGGAGACGGATAATCGTCTCGTGGACATGATCTTTAATAAATTGCAATATGGGATGAGCGTATCGCATCTCATCATTGATACGGACAATCGAGTCGCGTATAGCGAGGACCTGGATTCGTTTCCGATTGGCTCGGAAATCGTGCTGCCTGACGAGCATGAGAACCGGTTGCGAGTTGGGGGCAATTACATATTCGACGAGTCCAGCAATCAAGGCTGGCGCGTCGCAGCGGTAATTCCGCTTGAGTCCTACAAACGTGAGATTTTGAATTGGTTTCTTCTCTTTGTACTTGTTGCAATCGTATCCCTCGGTATTAGTTTGGCGTTTGCTTGGCTTATCCGCCGTACCGTGACAAGGCCACTAACCGGTCTGAATCGTGAGATCCGTTCCATGGAGCATAATCAATTCGTAACGGAGCTGCAATTAACAGGGACAGATGAGTTTGATTACTCGTTGCGACGGTTTCATGGGATGAAAACGACGATTATGGAGCTGATCGAAAATATTAAGTTAAGTGAGCGGAACAAATCGCGGCTTGAGGTAGAGAAAATGATGTCGCAAATTAATCCTCATTTCGTGCATAACACCCTCGATACCATTCGATGGCAGGCGAGAATGAACGGACAAGAGGATATTGACCGGATGATCTCATCGCTCAATCGCGTGCTTCATTACAATTTAGGCAAAGGGGAGACGGTATCCATCCGGGAGGAACTTGAAGCACTGAAGGATTATATCGTTCTCCAGGAAATTCGGTATCAATTCCACTTTGATATTCGGATTTCGGTGGAGCCGGATCAGCTAGAGAGCCGGATTCCTCGGTTCATGCTTCAGCCTCTTGTCGAGAATGCACTATATCACGGTATTCGTGATGACGGATTTATTCGCGTGGATATTAGTCTCGTCGAAGAGGAGCAGATCCGTATTGTGGTCTCGGATGACGGGGTTGGCATGACGCCTGAGGAACAGGAGCAACTGCTCGACGAGAACTGCCAGGATCGTAAACGACGAGGTCTTGGCATCGGGATTCCTTATGTCGTCCGAACATTGAAGTATCAGTATGGTGACGATGCCTCGATCCACATCAGGAGTAAGCGTGATGAAGGGACAAGCATTATCGTTACGCTTCCGCTAAACGTTACAGGAGAGGGGTATGGACATGCGCGTATTAATCGTGGAGGATGA